A window of the Meiothermus cerbereus DSM 11376 genome harbors these coding sequences:
- the thrS gene encoding threonine--tRNA ligase, with product MNAVLPDGRKLELQPGATAADAAKAIGPGLAKAAVGAIVNGELYDLLKPLPPEAELRILTEKDPEYAQLFRHTLAHVMAQAVRELYTERGYKPEEVRLAIGPVIENGFYYDIDAPEPIREEDLPIIEEKMRRIIAANLPLKRFVLSREEALRRYAGVDPYKTEIIQDLPETEELSFYEQGDEQFGFTDLCRGPHVPSTGRIPPYFKLTAIAGAYWRGDSSRPMLQRIYGIAFRTKEELEHYLWQQEEAKRRDHRRLGQELDLFTISEEVGKGLPLWLPRGAFIRKQMEDYMYQKEQAHGYHYVYTPHIANARLYYTSGHLPYYKDDMYSPIEIEGEEYYLKPMNCPHHHMIYKARPKSYRDLPLRLAEFGTVYRFELSGTLSGLTRARGFTQNDAHIYCSRAQVTEEFIRVIQLFDEVYKDFGISDYWFRLSLPDFENNPEKFGEENDNWRDSIAAIRAALEQTGAKYVEGIGEATFYGPKLDVQIRSVLGKEDTIATNQLDFIVPERFGLEFTNEKGEKETPVVIHRAIMGSFDRFFAFYLEHTAGDFPLWLSPIQAVIVPIADRHLAYANQIAAQMRKNKLRVEVDSRPERMNAKIRDAELQKIPLILVVGDKEAEAGVVNVRERHVKEQRTLELAALIEEMKERVEARK from the coding sequence ATGAACGCAGTGCTTCCCGACGGACGAAAACTGGAACTCCAACCCGGCGCCACCGCAGCCGATGCTGCCAAGGCCATTGGCCCCGGTCTGGCCAAGGCAGCCGTTGGTGCAATTGTCAACGGAGAACTGTACGACCTGCTCAAGCCTCTACCCCCAGAAGCCGAGCTACGAATCCTGACCGAAAAGGACCCCGAGTACGCCCAGCTCTTCCGCCACACCCTGGCCCACGTAATGGCCCAGGCGGTGCGCGAGCTATACACCGAACGCGGCTACAAACCCGAAGAGGTCAGGCTGGCCATTGGCCCGGTAATCGAAAACGGCTTTTATTATGATATCGACGCCCCCGAGCCCATCCGCGAGGAAGACCTGCCCATCATTGAAGAAAAGATGCGCCGGATTATCGCGGCCAACCTGCCCCTAAAGCGCTTCGTGCTTTCGCGTGAGGAAGCGCTAAGGCGCTATGCGGGTGTGGATCCCTACAAAACCGAGATAATTCAAGACCTTCCCGAAACAGAAGAGCTAAGCTTTTATGAGCAGGGCGACGAACAGTTTGGCTTCACCGACCTGTGCCGGGGGCCACACGTACCCAGCACGGGCCGCATTCCTCCCTATTTCAAGCTCACGGCCATTGCCGGGGCATACTGGCGGGGCGACTCGAGCCGTCCCATGCTCCAGCGCATCTACGGCATCGCTTTTCGCACCAAGGAAGAGCTGGAACACTACCTCTGGCAGCAAGAAGAGGCCAAACGCCGCGACCACCGCAGGCTGGGGCAGGAGCTAGACCTGTTTACCATCAGCGAAGAAGTGGGCAAGGGCCTGCCGCTCTGGTTGCCACGGGGTGCTTTTATTCGCAAGCAGATGGAAGACTACATGTATCAGAAGGAGCAGGCCCACGGCTACCACTACGTGTATACACCGCACATCGCCAATGCCAGGCTCTACTACACCTCGGGCCACCTGCCCTACTACAAAGACGACATGTACTCCCCCATCGAGATTGAGGGTGAAGAGTATTACCTCAAGCCCATGAACTGCCCGCACCACCACATGATTTACAAGGCCCGGCCTAAAAGCTACCGCGACCTACCCCTGCGGCTGGCCGAGTTTGGCACGGTCTACCGCTTCGAGCTTTCCGGCACCCTCTCGGGCCTAACACGGGCGCGGGGCTTCACCCAAAACGATGCCCACATCTACTGCTCGAGGGCCCAGGTTACCGAGGAGTTCATTCGGGTCATTCAACTTTTCGACGAGGTGTACAAAGACTTTGGCATCTCAGACTACTGGTTCCGCCTCTCGCTGCCAGACTTTGAGAACAACCCCGAGAAGTTTGGCGAGGAAAACGACAACTGGCGCGACTCCATTGCGGCCATCCGGGCCGCGCTGGAACAAACCGGGGCCAAGTATGTGGAGGGTATTGGCGAGGCCACCTTCTACGGCCCCAAGCTGGACGTACAGATTCGTAGTGTTTTGGGCAAAGAAGATACCATCGCCACCAACCAGCTCGACTTTATTGTGCCCGAGCGCTTTGGCCTCGAGTTCACCAACGAAAAAGGCGAAAAAGAAACCCCAGTGGTAATCCACCGGGCCATTATGGGCAGCTTCGACCGCTTCTTCGCCTTCTATCTGGAGCACACCGCGGGCGACTTCCCGCTGTGGCTCTCCCCCATCCAGGCGGTCATTGTGCCCATCGCAGACCGGCATCTGGCCTACGCCAACCAGATAGCCGCCCAGATGCGTAAAAATAAACTGCGGGTAGAAGTAGACAGCCGCCCCGAGCGCATGAATGCCAAAATCCGCGATGCCGAGCTGCAAAAAATCCCCCTCATTCTGGTAGTGGGCGACAAGGAAGCCGAAGCCGGCGTAGTCAATGTGCGCGAGCGGCACGTAAAGGAGCAGCGGACGCTGGAGCTAGCGGCGCTAATCGAGGAAATGAAGGAGCGGGTCGAGGCAAGAAAGTAA
- a CDS encoding inorganic diphosphatase: MPREPPWRPEWGLPPVNYGLIPGYYNPADQDTLDAIWASNEPIPAGSWLEGQVLGMLWVRDGDHKIILGEPQGLQKLDLEGLWRWFEGRQPRLAKAEEAEAFMRTLPSEPRP, translated from the coding sequence GTGCCAAGGGAGCCCCCCTGGCGGCCCGAGTGGGGCTTGCCGCCGGTCAACTATGGTCTGATACCGGGTTACTATAACCCTGCCGATCAGGACACCCTCGACGCAATTTGGGCTAGCAATGAGCCAATACCGGCTGGAAGCTGGCTCGAGGGCCAGGTGCTGGGCATGCTCTGGGTGCGCGATGGCGACCACAAGATAATCCTGGGTGAGCCCCAGGGCCTCCAGAAACTTGATCTGGAGGGGCTCTGGCGCTGGTTTGAAGGCCGTCAACCCCGCCTGGCAAAAGCTGAAGAGGCCGAGGCTTTTATGCGCACATTACCCAGTGAGCCCAGGCCTTGA
- a CDS encoding septum formation initiator family protein, producing the protein MERPIYRFLHLVFALGTLHLLVLITLELQRNVQIRNQISQAQLRLEQLELRNQKLSEELELAADPRYREGLVRQMGYVHKDELLLLKTLPASPPSN; encoded by the coding sequence GTGGAGAGGCCAATTTATCGCTTTTTGCATCTGGTATTTGCGTTGGGGACGCTACATTTATTGGTTTTGATTACACTGGAGCTTCAGCGCAATGTGCAAATTCGCAATCAAATCTCGCAAGCCCAGCTTCGCCTGGAGCAGCTCGAGCTGCGAAATCAAAAACTGAGCGAAGAGCTGGAGCTTGCCGCTGACCCGCGCTACCGCGAGGGGTTGGTTCGCCAAATGGGTTATGTTCATAAGGACGAGCTGCTTTTGCTTAAAACGCTTCCTGCCAGCCCTCCTTCAAACTAG
- a CDS encoding Fur family transcriptional regulator, with the protein MAKTKERESYRSRLKAVGLRHTLPRERILAYLDRKNTHPTPEELYQGLKKKGYDIGLSTVYLNLQVLREAGLLWEFKDQKGNTRYDGFNERHHHLFCLQCGSIEDVMDKDLPEFDQEPIKKAVEAKNGWFVEEAHLELRGVCPRCQ; encoded by the coding sequence ATGGCTAAGACCAAAGAGCGGGAAAGCTATCGGTCGCGTCTAAAAGCGGTGGGATTGCGCCACACCCTGCCCAGAGAACGAATACTGGCCTATCTCGACCGCAAAAACACCCACCCGACACCCGAAGAGCTGTATCAGGGCCTGAAAAAGAAAGGTTACGACATAGGGCTTTCGACAGTCTATCTAAACCTTCAGGTGTTGCGAGAGGCTGGCTTGTTGTGGGAATTCAAAGACCAAAAAGGCAACACCCGCTATGACGGTTTCAACGAACGTCACCACCATCTATTTTGTTTGCAGTGCGGAAGCATTGAGGACGTGATGGATAAAGATTTACCCGAATTCGACCAGGAGCCCATCAAAAAAGCGGTGGAAGCCAAGAACGGTTGGTTTGTAGAAGAAGCTCACCTGGAGCTGCGCGGGGTTTGCCCTAGGTGCCAGTAG
- a CDS encoding leucyl aminopeptidase produces the protein MELTLKSARRYVDEIPAPLAVVGVWGGEFSEEGNKLDTRHRKALSRMMEELHFKGDFGETLLIPLGSRKGEGPGFALLFGLGKKRGVSLETVRKAGARLVQEIARLGFKEAVSETFLSDKFGKKEASYALAEGALLGGYAWNKYKTTGPASKRGEKLRLWLARASGPAVERAAIVAEAVNYARDLVNEPPNVLTPAELAQRASAMAQELGLEVEIWDENQIKQAGMGAFYGVAQGSANPPRFIQLAYKPQNPARRVIAMVGKGLTFDTGGYSLKPSEAQITMKCDMAGAAAVLGAMRAIARLKPEVEVRAYVAAAENMISGTAYRVSDVLKSLSGKTIEVLNTDAEGRLTLADAITYADRQGAEAIVELSTLTGACVVALGEKIAGLFANDARWGREVQEAAERAGEKVWPLPMEEEYLEALKSSTADLKNTHGRSRSGGAITAALFLAEFTEKPLVHLDIAGPAFTEKAHALGPAGGTGFGVRTLVELLSDILAD, from the coding sequence ATGGAACTTACTCTAAAGTCGGCACGGCGCTATGTTGACGAGATACCTGCCCCCCTGGCAGTTGTGGGGGTATGGGGTGGTGAGTTTAGCGAAGAAGGCAATAAGCTTGACACCAGACACCGTAAAGCGCTCTCCAGAATGATGGAAGAGTTGCACTTTAAAGGCGATTTTGGCGAAACTTTGCTGATTCCCTTGGGTTCAAGAAAAGGAGAAGGCCCTGGATTCGCGCTGCTGTTTGGCCTGGGAAAGAAGCGTGGGGTTAGCCTTGAAACCGTTCGCAAGGCGGGGGCCAGGCTGGTGCAGGAAATTGCCCGTCTGGGCTTCAAAGAAGCCGTAAGCGAGACCTTCCTTTCAGACAAATTTGGCAAAAAGGAAGCCAGCTATGCCCTGGCCGAAGGAGCCTTGCTGGGCGGGTATGCCTGGAACAAGTACAAGACCACTGGCCCTGCGAGCAAGCGTGGCGAAAAACTGCGTTTGTGGCTTGCTCGAGCCTCGGGGCCTGCAGTAGAGCGAGCCGCGATTGTTGCAGAAGCAGTCAATTATGCCCGTGACCTGGTGAACGAGCCCCCGAATGTCCTGACCCCAGCCGAACTGGCCCAGCGTGCCAGCGCGATGGCCCAGGAACTGGGGCTCGAGGTGGAAATTTGGGATGAAAACCAGATTAAACAAGCGGGTATGGGTGCTTTTTATGGGGTAGCCCAGGGTTCGGCCAACCCACCCCGTTTTATCCAGCTCGCCTACAAGCCCCAAAACCCCGCCAGACGAGTGATTGCAATGGTGGGCAAGGGCCTTACCTTCGATACCGGAGGATACTCCCTCAAGCCCTCCGAAGCCCAGATCACCATGAAATGCGACATGGCCGGTGCAGCCGCCGTTTTGGGGGCTATGCGGGCCATCGCCCGGCTGAAGCCTGAGGTGGAAGTGCGGGCCTATGTGGCTGCGGCCGAGAACATGATTTCCGGTACCGCCTACCGAGTGTCCGACGTGCTCAAGAGCCTTTCGGGTAAAACTATTGAGGTGCTAAACACCGATGCAGAAGGGCGGCTCACCCTGGCAGATGCCATTACCTATGCAGACCGGCAGGGAGCAGAGGCAATTGTGGAGCTTTCTACCCTGACGGGGGCCTGCGTGGTCGCGCTGGGGGAAAAAATAGCCGGCCTGTTTGCCAACGACGCCCGTTGGGGCCGTGAGGTGCAGGAAGCCGCCGAGCGGGCAGGTGAAAAAGTCTGGCCCCTGCCGATGGAAGAGGAGTACCTCGAGGCCCTCAAGTCCAGCACCGCCGACCTCAAGAACACCCATGGGCGTAGCCGTTCGGGCGGGGCCATCACGGCAGCACTTTTCCTGGCAGAGTTTACCGAAAAACCGCTGGTGCACCTCGATATCGCTGGGCCAGCCTTTACCGAAAAGGCGCATGCCCTGGGCCCAGCGGGGGGTACTGGGTTCGGCGTTCGGACTTTGGTAGAACTGCTCAGCGACATCCTAGCCGACTAG